The window ATCGTGAAGATTTAAAGAAAAGTATTATTAGTAAAAATAAAAACTCTTTTAATCATTTTGCATGGGAGTACTTTGATGGTCTTGAACAAACTCAAAAAGGTAATACGTTAATTCGTAAGAAAGGTCGCTTAGAGCTTATCTGCTCTTATATTGGCAATGAGCCTATTAGCGAGATTGGATCACCTAAAATGCTTGAAGTACTGCTAGACATTCAAGCTAAGTCTTTAAATAAAGACGGTAAGCCTACAGACAAATCTGAACGCTGTGCAGGTATCGCGAGTGATGTATTCATCTATGCTAGTGCTCGAGGATTTTGCAGCACCAACCCTGCTTCATCATTAAAAGCCAATTGGCCAAGTCTAGCTACGGACACCGCCCTGCTGTGACTAAGCCTAAAGACTTGGCTAAACTACTGCGTGATATCGAGACCCTAGAAGGTGATCTGAATACGATTAATTCCCTTAGGCTATTGGCACTGCTCTTTGTGCGTAATGGTGATCTTCGAAGGATGAGATGGGCTGATTTAGATTTAAAGGCTGGCAGGTGGCAGTTAAAGCCCTTAAAAGGGCAAGGCAAGGTAAACATGGTCAGAGATATGGTTGTTCCCCTCCCTCTTCAGGCAGTTGCAATTCTACTTGATCAGCAGAACATTAACGGACATACAGAATATGTCTTTTTTAGCCAAACGGCAAAAAAACATCATATCATCTCAGACGCTACCGCTAATAACCAGCTACATAAATTGGGCTATCAAAATATACATTGTGCACATGGCTTTAGAGCTACAGCAAAGACCATACTGCAAGAGCAGTTAAAGTACTCTCTTGTGCTTGTTGAGATGGCATTGGGTCATACTACCAAAGATCCTAATGGAGGTGCTTACGGGCGATTTGATTACATTGATGACAGAGCTGAGATGATGCAAAAGTGGGCAGACTACTTAGATGCACTGAGAGAAGGTAAAGATACAGCAGAGTTTAGAGCGGATGCGCAAACCAAGTCTGGTGCTAATGCCCAGCTACAAGATTTGATTGCTCAGCTGGGAGAGGACAAGGTATTGGATATGCTGAGAGATAGGGTTTAATCCTATCTGAAGTATAAATATCAACGAAAATTGAAAGATACATTATTAAGTAAAAGGCTATTTTTAGATTATTTGCTTAACTGGCTAACATTCTTTCGTATTCTTCATCAAGATAACTTTCTACCTTTTCAGAGCTTACTTTACCAACGTAATACCAGTTTTTTATTTCTTTGAGAGCAATTGATCCAAATCTTGCGTAAGCAACTACGTTAGATTGCATAATGAAAGTTACTAAATTACCGCCTGACTTCAATGCAGCATGTCCAGCATCAATTAATGATAATGTCCCATGAGATATAAGTAACATTCTAACCATCTCAGGATGTTTTGTAGAAGGCAATGCATCCGTCCAACTCTTCTTATGATAAAACTTTTGTTTAACAAGATACATAAGCCTTGTCAAAAGTTCACATATCAAAACAGGAACTGCCATTGCAAGACCATGTCTGGCATCGTACCCTTTTTGAAATGCCATCACACAAGCTTCAGCAAAACTACCCTTATCCTTGTCATTAACGTTGAACTTCCCAAAATCTAATAACTGAAGTAATGAGTAAAAAGGTATAGGGATGCCGCTACCCCTTTTTTCGGGAGACTGTCCTCTAGTTCCAGATGAACCTGCTATATCAGAGAATAAATGGCCTAACCAATTAGCAAAACCACAAAATATTTTAGCAATAAAATTACTGCCACTTAGCTTAAATTCCGAATCAATTGAAACCAATTTTCCAGAAGCAATGAAATGAGCTTTATTAGTGAACTGATCTAATATAGAGAAAAATAGACCTATTAAATCAGGTGAATGCCCCAAGCTCATAATGTGATGGTTTTTGGTATTCATGTCAAATAATGAACCAACGTCTGCAGTGTGTCTATGATCATAATTTATTCTATACTTTTTTTCTAGAAATCCAATTGCACTCTGTATTGTATCTTTACCATCTCTTGAACCTTCCCAGCCTACTAATTTAGCGAATTTTATGACTGCTTGATCTACAAGATTATCTGCTGATTTTGTGAGAGGACTGTTATCTATAACGTTTACATTATTATTCTTACCGACACTACCGAGATTAAAAGATACAAAACAAATATCTATAATTCCCGATACTACTCCTGACGTTACCGCAAGCATGTAATCATACTTGTCACATTGAGCTTTTTGATAGGTAAAATCTTGCTTTACCATCTGCTCAAACTCAACTCTTTGAGAGTCGGACATCAGTTTTTTGAACGGATCATCAGATAAGTCAATATCATTTTTCAATGCATATTGTTCATACACGGAATAAACATCATCCAAGTTTTTGTTAGAGTCGTAATCAATAGTTTCGAGTTGTCCAATTTGATGATATTTTTTTGGCTTATCTTCTAATATATAACCCTCATTATCAATAAAATAGAACTCTTCATCAAAATCAGCAAAGAACTCTTCTGAGAGAGTCATAAATTCTTCGCTATCTGTATCTTCAACATGATCTAAGAGAGAGTAAGCTTCACTTATCAAATCAGCTACTTCGTCTTGGCTTGATTTCAATTTAGCTAGCTCATTTGATACCTCACCAATTTTAGTTTCTGACTTTTCAGTAAGATGCTTCTGAACTAGCATCACATTTGCTTGCTGAGTCGTATCCAAGAACTTCTGGGTCATTTGAAGAAACCTTTAAGCATCGATCTTGTTTTTTCCACTGATTTTTTAGTTTTTTCAGCAGATTCATGAATCTTATCTTTAGCTTCTTTAGAAAGAATAGAGCTTTCTTCTTGGTTTTTAGGTAGCTTTTCATCTACCTCATCAATACTCGCTTCAAAATTATGTTTTTGAAGCGATAGAGTATCAGAATTATTATTTTCTAACTGCTTATAATCTCTATCCTCTTCTATCCCCTCAAATGAGTTGTTTTTACTTGATGAATCTGTATTCAAATTGTCTGAGTCATCGCTCTCAGAGTGCTCATTACTATCATATTTTTCTTTGTAACTCGTAAACACACCTTTAAGCTTTGTAGCTCCTGAACGAGTTTTAGCAGATAATACATCCGAAGTATTAAAGTAGCCGATAATATCAAAGACCTGCATTAACTCTTCTGCATGATCAACATTTATTTCTTTTTTCAAAGTAAGTACTTCAACCGCTTCAAATGATTCATTACCCTCATTATCCTTAACTTTTTTCTTAGCAGTAGTTTGATAATAGTATTCTAATATGAATACTTTGTGTTGTTGCATGGAAGGTGAAATGGTCAGGTCATTAAGCTTAGCCAGATCAAGTATTGTTGGACATTTGCTTTTATATACTTGACTTTGAACATTATCTTTAATGTCGCCTAAAGCTTTACCACCTCTAGACATTGTCTTTAACATTCCGACTAGCTTGGCAATATTGTCTTCATTATTATAGTTGTTTTTTATAGCATCATTTAGCTGAGTGACAATACCATTTATATCATTCATCAATAAAGAAAGTGCCTCCTGGTTTTGCTTAATGATTTCATTTAACATCAACCTCCGTTTTTCATGCTTTGCAATTACATCTGTTCCTGTCATTTTCCTTAAACCATGATAGGTACCCACTCCAAGTAGTACGATAACTCCAATACCAGTCACCATACCTGACATACCTAGAAGCCCACCCATACCTAGAGTAGCTAAGCCTGAGGTTATACCAGCTGCGGAAAGACCCATTACTGAACCTGATATATATATAGCTGCTAGTGGTGTTCCAACAGCAGCAGCATTCATGCTAAGCTTTTTCATATTCTCGATTATTTCTGAGTCAGTTGTTTCATCATCTAGCACTGCCCTATCATTTAATATAGCTTGTTTGACAATCCCTTTATCTTCCTCTGTAATATTTATTTTTGGTAATATATTATTAAGAAATCTAAATTGGTCGTTAAATTTTTCTTTAGAACTAGAATGTATATTAACTAAGTCCTTGTACAAAGATATATGTAGGTTTCTTAATTGTCCCGCAGGGGCTTTAGTCTCAATAACTTTGAGTAAGTCTTCAACAGCTAGTACTTCCTCAGGGTAAGCTATGCTAGCTCTAACTTTATTTCTAGACTCTGATTTTAACTTCAACCTTGTCATTAAAAGTAAAAGCTCAGAAATTTCCTTTTCGTCAATAATACCGTCATCATCAAGTGTCATTCTAACCATGATACTCATATAGGCTATTTTTAAATCTTCATCCATATTTTCGATTGCTACATTCTGATGCGCATCTTCAAAACTATCGAAATTACTGATGACTTCATTTATTACTTCTACAAACCCACTAGCCGAAAACTTACTGCTTACAATTCTAGGCATGCTTATAAAATCTTCATTATTCAGCATGATGATTATAGAATCTTCCTGACTTAAACTGACTTTCTTGATTTGCGAAAAATCGACCTTCTTAACTGAATCTTTATTTTTTATATAAAATCCACTACCTACAAATAACAGTCCATCTTTTACGTTACCTAGTAAAGAATTATCATAAATAGCTACAATACTATTCACATCAGCATCAAAATCAAACTCTTTAATGGCATTATCAATTTTCTTTTTAGGTATTTCTGGAGCTACGTATATATTTCCGCCTAGACTATTTAATTTATCACGTAAAAACTCGTTTATATCCTGCATTTTATTACCTTATTTTATTAGTTTGATTTTTACTTAATTAAATATTCGAAATACTTGGTAATCCATTATCCACAACATACCTCAGACTATGTATAACAGGTTTTTGAAAAACCCCACCTTAAACAAACCACTTATAACAATCAATTTCTTTACAGCGATCCGCTAATACAAACTGATCAAACTATTGAATTTTTAAAGTAAACAGAACAATCAGTTTAAAAAACATTAAAAATCAAAGTCACTAGTGAACGAACGCCTTACTGTATATCTAAGCGATTTGTACTCTTTGTAGTGCGAAGTGCCTCCGACCCTTTCTTCTAGCTTTAAAATGACTTCTTGACCATTAACTTCATCAACTTTGCGTGTAAGTATTAAGCTTAGCTGCTGTTCTCTCTCACGAGGATTTTCTGAGCGTAGATCAAAAGTCATTTCACGGCTATCCGAGATTAGCTCCCCCGCTTCAGTGTAAATACCCACTCTTAGTACACGAGGCTGGGTTTTTTCTGTCACGGAAGTACTTTGATACATACTGAAGGTAAGCTCTTCCGTAGTAATCAAAGAGTTCGAACCCCGTAGGATATCTACCTCGACCGCTGTGGTGTCACTTTGTCTTTTTTTATTGATGCTGACTACAGGAACGACCACTTCTTGCAATGATGCGCCACCATGGACAAACCGACTGCCTGAGCCACTACGTCTCAAGCGATTGATAGACTTAGGGATTTGCACCTCTATTTGACCACTTAAGCCGAGCGCTTCAGAGCTGAATTTATGCAGGCCTGGTGAATCAACTAGACCTTTACCCAGTATAAATCGACGATCTCGATACGAAATTTCTTTACCTTTAGGCTCAGCACCTGAAAAATCACTTTCATCTATAGCACGGTTTTGATAAATAAACCCGTGATCGGCAGTGATTAATATATTATTAGCATTGGCATTGGCTAATTTCTTAATAATTTTTATCAAATCTTGCAATGTTTTTTCAGCAGCTTCAAAAGCCTCTCCTTCAGAGTGCATTTTATCGCCAGTATGGTCTATGCGATTGTGATAGATATAAATGACTTCATTGGCTTTTAACAGCTCTCGACTGCCTTCTCTATCGAGTTGCATGAATTTATCTGCTGTAATTGCCTCTCCTCGATCTTGTAAGGCGGCTTTAAGTATTTTACTTCTATTAACAGTGCCCTGTGAGCTTTGCTCATTTACAAATACCATAGAGTTGTCTGCAATGGATAATGTTTCATTAGGTAGCAAGGCTGCCATCCCAAGCTGAGTATAGCTAGGTAACATTGATAGCATAGGTTCTAAATCAGCGCTATAACGATCTTCTTGACGAATCAAGCTAACCAACTCGTCTGCTATTTCATAGCGCATGGCATCTGAGATAATGACGTATACTTTATTATTGTTATCTAAGAACGGCCTTACCCAATGCTTAAAAAAGCCATCTTGTCTAAGAATTGGCGATGCATCCCATTTGGGTTCTGCCTCGACAAACTCCTGAAAGCAATTACCTAACTTAAGAAGATAGCTATTAGAGTATAGATTCTCTACTCTATCATTGAGATCTTTGAGAAACGATACCTCTCCAGACTCGAGCTTATGGTAGATAAACTTGCGATAAAACTGGTCAAGCTTATACCAAGATTGGGTATAGCGTTCTATGCCTTGAACGAAACTATCCATATCAATCTTGACTTGCTTAAAGAGGGATACAAATTGAGCAGCATTATCAAGTGCTTGATAAATATGTTCGAATTCAGAATACCAATGGCTCTGACGACGTTGGCGAATCCAAACGGCAACTTGCTCAGCAGTAAAATCACTTGCTAGAACCGCATGAGCCAAATCGTTGATTATTTTGTTATCGATTAAGCTGAAGTAATCGATTTCGATCAATTGTTGGAAGTCACGATTGCTTAGATCATTTTCGATATCAAGGTCATCGGCAAAGCTATCTGATAGTTTCTCAAAGCTGTCTTGATGCTGCTTACTGTCTTTCCAACGTTTCAGAAACACGAGCGCATCGCTTGTCAATTTCACCTGACCACCAGTCGCCATTGCATAGCTGGACTTAAATAGCTCAATAGCAAAATCACGAATACCAGGCTCATCAGACTTATAACCGTAGTACCGACTCATTTCTTCCCAAAAAAAGCTATCAAGACCACATCGACTTATCAGTTTGAGCTTTTCATCTTTCTCGTTAGCTAAATCCTGTAATAGACTCTCAACGATTGAATCCATTTTAGGCTCGCTTTTAGCGCATACTGCCAGCATCTTTAGCTGAATCATACCGGAGCTGTCATTAGGATCTATTAGTTTATTTAGCGCTTCTTTACGGCTATTGGCTCGAAAGAACTCCGTGTGATCCTTTAAAACCTCTGCAAACTCAATGCCCAATGATAGCTCTGAGAGCCAGATAGCTACTTGATCAGTACGGAACTCACCATGTGCCAGTTGTACATCCAGTAACCAACTGTCCAGCTGCGCAGGTTGAGC of the Psychrobacter sp. LV10R520-6 genome contains:
- the pglZ gene encoding BREX-1 system phosphatase PglZ type A codes for the protein MNDRIINALQKLFKRHRIVFWYDTKQELRDDFDSLILQDVEKVVLDNNEFSIKYKIMREQPNQKFLLYHAGAQPAQLDSWLLDVQLAHGEFRTDQVAIWLSELSLGIEFAEVLKDHTEFFRANSRKEALNKLIDPNDSSGMIQLKMLAVCAKSEPKMDSIVESLLQDLANEKDEKLKLISRCGLDSFFWEEMSRYYGYKSDEPGIRDFAIELFKSSYAMATGGQVKLTSDALVFLKRWKDSKQHQDSFEKLSDSFADDLDIENDLSNRDFQQLIEIDYFSLIDNKIINDLAHAVLASDFTAEQVAVWIRQRRQSHWYSEFEHIYQALDNAAQFVSLFKQVKIDMDSFVQGIERYTQSWYKLDQFYRKFIYHKLESGEVSFLKDLNDRVENLYSNSYLLKLGNCFQEFVEAEPKWDASPILRQDGFFKHWVRPFLDNNNKVYVIISDAMRYEIADELVSLIRQEDRYSADLEPMLSMLPSYTQLGMAALLPNETLSIADNSMVFVNEQSSQGTVNRSKILKAALQDRGEAITADKFMQLDREGSRELLKANEVIYIYHNRIDHTGDKMHSEGEAFEAAEKTLQDLIKIIKKLANANANNILITADHGFIYQNRAIDESDFSGAEPKGKEISYRDRRFILGKGLVDSPGLHKFSSEALGLSGQIEVQIPKSINRLRRSGSGSRFVHGGASLQEVVVPVVSINKKRQSDTTAVEVDILRGSNSLITTEELTFSMYQSTSVTEKTQPRVLRVGIYTEAGELISDSREMTFDLRSENPREREQQLSLILTRKVDEVNGQEVILKLEERVGGTSHYKEYKSLRYTVRRSFTSDFDF
- a CDS encoding tyrosine-type recombinase/integrase, translating into MTKPKDLAKLLRDIETLEGDLNTINSLRLLALLFVRNGDLRRMRWADLDLKAGRWQLKPLKGQGKVNMVRDMVVPLPLQAVAILLDQQNINGHTEYVFFSQTAKKHHIISDATANNQLHKLGYQNIHCAHGFRATAKTILQEQLKYSLVLVEMALGHTTKDPNGGAYGRFDYIDDRAEMMQKWADYLDALREGKDTAEFRADAQTKSGANAQLQDLIAQLGEDKVLDMLRDRV
- a CDS encoding tyrosine-type recombinase/integrase — its product is MDRKAISSDRSISSHKPELVKYFVPVKNHPKLFLMIRPTETKSWMYRYYPPSNPKQSIISIGIYPSISYARACEVWREYEDFLSKGIDPKIHREDLKKSIISKNKNSFNHFAWEYFDGLEQTQKGNTLIRKKGRLELICSYIGNEPISEIGSPKMLEVLLDIQAKSLNKDGKPTDKSERCAGIASDVFIYASARGFCSTNPASSLKANWPSLATDTALL